Within Telopea speciosissima isolate NSW1024214 ecotype Mountain lineage chromosome 8, Tspe_v1, whole genome shotgun sequence, the genomic segment ataaaatttaggGAAGGTGCTCTTTATGGGGGAACGTAAGGGCCACACGTGTGCAACAACCAATGAGAGCACCCGTGCTAGCATCTCGGGGGtgaaattttcacctttcatgggtgtgggggcggtcatttcgctcCCCACTGTGTCTGGACGTGACCTGCTCCTCTGGAGAACATTTTTCGTAAATTATACTATCTCTCGCACACACTTGTTATtatagaattaagaaattttaAATTCCTAGAGAAAGACAATATTAGTGGGAGTAAACCAAATTTGAAATATAGAGTATATAGAACTAAGCTTTCCGAAGATGACTCTCAcatttgatggtgaaggattaAGTATAATTCCTATATCTATAAAGCTTGATCTAGTACCTGTAGTTTATAAAGAAATACCTCATCAACAGTTACCACAGGAAGATCGAGTAATCACTGAACTAGTTGCTCAATAAGAGGCTGTTGATTATGAATAATTAGAGGTCCTCTAGAATTAAAGGGTAACAATATTTTCAAACTATTATGTGTACCTCAAACACTATACTTTTGATATTGAAAGAGAATATGATTTAATATCATTATCACAGGCCATGGATAATATACTTTACTTTGGGACTTTTTACCATGAAGGATGAGATGGAGTTAATGGCAAAGAATCAAGTATGGGAATTTGTAGAGTTGTCAAAGGGAGAGTCAACTGTTAGTTGCAAATGGATTGCAAAACCGAACGATATCCCAAAGCTGCAATATATAACAATATAAAGCCCATTAAGTGGCGAAAGGGTATAACAGAAAGAAGATATTGATTATAAGGAACATTTTCTCTAGTATATAGAATAGATTTTATGTGAATTGTCATGGCATTAGTAGctcattttgattttgaattacaTTAGATGGATGTCAAGACTAGATTCTTAACGATGACCTTCTAGAGGAGATATGTATGGATCAGCCTGAGGGATTTTTATCAGACAAAGACATCATTTGGTCTACAAGCTTAAGAGATCCatatatggattgaagcaaacTTTTCGTCAATAGTACTTAAAGTTTGATCACACGATTACCTGTTTCAAATTCATACAAAATCATGCAGATCAATGTATCTACATTAAGACTAAGGGAAGCCCTTTCATTATCTTAGctctatatgtggatgatatcctCTTATAACAAGCAGTGATCCTAGACTATTACATGAAACTAATGTATtgtgtttacccaaaaaacaaaaaaaaaaaaaaaccaaagagtTATTGACACAAAATTTCAATATGAAAGATATTggtgaggaatttttatttcttaGGCATAGATGTTCACCGAGAAATGTTAAATAAGACCTTAGGTTGTCTCACAAAAGAAATATCGATAAATGTGATAAACTTAGGCTTCGAATGTTTCAGAATGAGTGATTCTAGGCCGAGTATAGAACCAATTATTAAATGTGATAAACTCAACTTAGAACAATATCCGATGAATGAACTAGAACAATAAGAGTTGCAAAGTATCTCATATGCGTCTACAGTAGACTGTCTTATGTATGCTTAAGTCTGTAAAAGACCTTATATTGCCTTCACAATGGGAGTATTGAAAAGATTCAAAAAGAATCTAAGAATGCCACATTAGACAGTGGCAAAAAAGGTTATGAGATGTATCAAGGGCACAAAGGATCACATATTGACATACAAGTGTGTTGATGATATATATATGTGGAGATGAACAACTGCTAAAATTCGGACTACAATAGATGTGGAGATACGAGGAAATCTACCTCAGGTTATACATTTCTGCTTGTTGGAGGAATGGTATCCTAAAGGATTGTGAAGCAAATGAAGACTGCCTCCTCTACCATGGAAGCAGAAGTAGTGGCACATTATGAAGTTGTCTCTCAGGCATTATAGTTAAGGCAATTTATAGCAGATCTCAAGGTTGTGTCCTCTATCGAAAATCTGATTTGGATTTTGCCAGATAATATGACAATTAGATTCTGAAACAATACTTGCTTAGTGACTCATTGTAAACACGTTGTAGTAAAGTATTTTGTTGTAAAAGAGGATGTTAAGGATTATAAGATTTCGATCAAACACATTGACACAAAAAGGACGTGAATGTTGACCCCTTCACCAAAGGGCTAGTGCCTAGTGTATTTACAAAACATGTGAATCGTATGGAATTAAGCAAATCTTTAAGTGCTTAATGTCAAGATTTTAAACATGAATACATTTTGATCCTGAATAAAGTTTTCTACCATTCCTTATTGTTGCCTGCATGTAGGATGATATGATAAATGCCCACAAAGGTTTTTTTAATCATATACATAATTGATTTTGGAAGTTGATTCTATCAAACTTTAACTCACCACAAAAAATTTCGACATAAGAAGGATAGCTCATCGTGTTATATCGAAGGAAGTGTTCTTTGTATAGACATGCACCACCATGATTCATGGgttaggatttttcattttgaaagtACAGTACTCCATAAATGGTTAAGTTCAATATTATCATATATCAAGTGTAAAACTtatattttacccaaaaaaaaaaagtgtaagaCTTATATTGTTCATTGATATGTGGCAATACATGCCAAGTGGTAGAATATTAACGATGTGGCCCAAATTGACTTAGTAGGCGTTTAGAGTCCTTATATGGCTCTTTGATTGGGGAATCACgcaagagaagaacaagagatTTATTCGTgcaaaaagaagataaagaccGGATCTCTAAATTTACATGGAGTAGGCAAATTGGTGGTACCATCCAAGCCTTGCCTGAGCGTTTTTGTGCAAAATCCAGAATTGCCTGTTGCAATAAATGACTACTCACAGTTCAGAACATGTGACCAAGTTGGACACTCCATCTGTGTCCTCCATTAATCTTCTCCATAAAGTAATATCAATgtagaaatagagaaacagtTTACACTAAACAGATAATTGATGGAAAGAGAATCCTTTGAGATTTTCATGTTAATTGTTAAACGTCACCACAATGCTAAAGAAATGGTACACAACGACATCCATACACAACTACAGAATATCCCTGGCGGCATGCatcaatttttatttgaaattatgATCTTTCTTATAAATGAAATTTTGCAGTCAATATGATCCAATTATTGTAATAAATTGTTAATGGCCTTGCGGAAATCGAATGAGTTTCTTTTCTGGACACTCACTCCAATTACCTGGAATGAATGATCAACTTTTTTGCCACTAATCGAAAGCCAGCATTCTGCTGATAATCATACATGTCCAAGGAGAAGTAAGCATCCACCAAAGTCCCCGGAAGAAATAAGGAATCAAGTTCAGCTGGATCAACTGTACTGAACACAACCCTTTGGGCATTGCCTGAAGCTTCTTTCTGGTATATCTCCGTACCATAGATGGCAATGTCCCCATTTGTTACAGTCGGTATGCTGTGGCAACAATAAAACACAAATTTAGTTTTCAAGAGAGAACTTCAACAACACCATACTTTATTTTTAAGGCGCACTAGAAAACTTGATTTTAAGAAAAAAGCAACAAACTAGAATTCATGGATATTAATGCATACTTCAGTCGGACAGTTGGAGAATTTAATATGCCATTCTTCCTATTCACTATAGGCCTCCACTCTGAGCTGCTACCAGAGTCCACAGTCAATTTTTGTGAAACATGGTCGCACCCATCTAGAACCTGACATAGGCTCGATGGTACGTCAACCACTACACTCAATCTCGGCCTACCAGCTTGGTCAAGAAACTTTGAGCTTACTCCGAAACGCAACCTCAAACCTGTACAATATAGCTGCAAGAGGACATCTTTGTGCAATAGTTGTATCCTCTGGCCTCGATAAAATGGGACATAGGATGCCCTTATAGAAGGAACCGAGACTTCATCTGGTGCTAAGAAGCCAGCATAGCCACTGCAACCCTCAGATGCCATTGGAGTGGAAAAAATCCTAGAAGATTCTGTCGCTGGCCTCGTTTCCATATTGCCATCCAGTTGCAAATTCTCCACTTTCATTTGATCAATGAGTTGGCTCATGTTGAAATGGTCTGATTGAGAAATGTTGAATTCAAAGGATTTGCGTATCTCTGCCTCAATGTTTCCAGTCATGGGCAATAATCTTTGCTCCCTGAACTTGATGTCAGGTGAGGGGGTAGacatgttttgttttgtttcctcAGGTGAAGCCTTTCCCTTACCACGACTCCTCGTAGTAGCATTTGGAGAGACCCAACTGTTGGCTGTAAATATATCTGGGAGGCTCGACTCCTGCAGAAAATTTAGAGCTCCATTATATGTGAACCAGCAATAGCCTTTGAGCTCTCAAGTAATGAGGTAGTCCATATTGTCGGGCTAATTAAACTAAGCACAGTCTATTAACAAGCGCAACAGAAAAGAGTGGATTGAAGGTATGCCCCAAGccaaaaactcaaaattttaaatGGCGTTAAGATCTAGTCAATAAAATTTGTCCCAAAACAGCAGACTCCTTTTTCTTAGACTATCCAAAAAGAAATTGCAAAAGATTGGATGGTTAGGATTGTGCAGTTAGATTAAATTCTTGGCATAGCAATTCTCCTCAGCAGGACCTGACATATGTTGCAGGTATGCAGTTTATGATTGCGGTAATGGAGCCTGTGTTCCTATCATCAGAAACTACATCCATTGTTGGTCAGTGATTATTCAATTTGAAATGTTGTGCAAGTCAGTTTTCAAAATTCAACACATTTTGGTCAAGGACCACACTGTCACTCTCCAGTAATTTATAGGACTGACCAAAGACCGAAATTTTCACAtagaaatcaaaaggaaaacagaATAAGCGTGTACTACTAAAagtcatccccccccccccccccacaccccccggGGTGgagcaaaggaaaagaaataaaagttgaAGAAAGTAATAGTAATGGTAAAAGTAGCACATTGTACTTGACAGTCAAGATTTGGTAGACCATAAAAATCTTCAAATGAGAGGCTAAACTACATCTTGACAGTAACCATATACTTAGTAGGAAAGCATAGTTGGCAATTACAGTGCCAAAGAAATTCAGAGAGGCGCATAGGCATATGAACTGTACAGAGAACCATATGAAAgaagtgatatttcatttaagaaagggaagaaagaaatgcTTGTTGAAACCTTCATGGATATTAAACAATAAATGTACCATAATAAGGTGCGAGCACACAACGTGGGCAAAAGAATCGCAGAATGCACTATAAGACAACTTAAATTACTAGAGGAGAACCGATAATGCCTTAACTAAAAATGGATATGTGTGGTTCATCTGACCTTAGTAGTTTAGTTAGCAAATGCAAGTAACATAATGGGTTATCATTACTAGAAATGTAGTTGTCACAGCTTCAGAGTTGCAAGGTTACCAAGAACAAAACTGTTGCACAATACTTGAGAACTTCGAGATTCATCCGAACATCATCCAAGCTCCTGAAATATTATTCCAGTAATAATTAGCTCCAACAAAGACAATTTTTGGTTACATATTTATAAGGCAATCAGAAATTTGCTTCCTAAAAGCCCACAAAAAGTACAACAATTTAACCATATTAAACAGACTGCTTGAATTTAAGTACAAACTTCATGTTTAGGGTCTTGATCACTTAATTATCATAACATTAAAACCGTAGAGTATTAAGGATGTTAGCAGCCACACAccaatggaaattttttttgaaaattaaggCTCTATGTGATAGTATGCAAGAgtttcccccttccccccaaaaaaaatgttaacAATAATTGGATATACTGAAATTATTTTATTACTATAGGGATTTAGGCGATGATCAAGTTTGCAACATAGAGGTTTCCATTTAAGTAGGAGCATATAAATACTGATCATCAACTATTCCTTTTAATACTAATTTCtataaagtttataatgtatgtCCAACTGTTGCCTACAGCtcatctctcccccccccctccaaaggAGAGCTAGCACCAACATAGAATCAAAGGGAGCCTCACTCTCAGTTCTGAACAGCTATTTAATGAACTACTATCTACAACTGACTTATTAATTCTTTCTTACACAAAAACACATTCTTGGAGAGATTCATATCAGTGAATAATGACAATTGGTCAAATTACTTTTAGTACTTATTTCTATAAAGTTGATAATGTATTGTTCAGCTGTTACCAACAGCTAAGGGAGCCTCAACCTCAGTTCTGAACAGTTATTTAATGAACTACTATCTACAAGTGACTTATTAACTCTTTCTTAGACAAAATACACATTCTTGGAGAGATTCATATCAGTAAATAATGGCAATTGGTCAATTACTTGGTAAAAAGACTGAAAGATTAAGTCTTAAACAATATTATCCCTTGCTTCAACTATGACACCAGCATATGCAGAAAAGAATCTTCCCCCCGAAAATTTAAAAACAAGATGATGATTAACTTTTCTAAGGATCCTGAGGAAACCAGTAGTGCATACGAAGAATGCAGGGTCTTTAAGAGAAAAACACAATCAACGTgcaaacaacccccccccccttccaaaaaaatccaaaaaataattgAACTTGTGCAGACCAATCCAAATATAGTTGATGATATTTGTTGACTTGAACCaagaatgggagaatggcttgaatgatctataagatcagtcaagctctctatttatagtaGTAAAAGAGATAACAAGGGAAAACACTAttcatgacactgttcacatgaactgTGTCAcatccctaattacatttctacccttgctcattaatacataaataaagaataaagaataaataaaacacccagaagaccaaaatacccccacagtattctggattacatattccaacactccccctcaagctggattatacaaataagagacGAAAGAAAaaccagcttgaactaaaaagaaaaaaataactccataataatgctaacactccccctcaagttggtgcatacaaggtactaatgctcaacttaaacaaaatggaaagaaactaagttgcagcaaaatccagcttgacagagatgaatgcagctcccaaataaaccttcaagaactttaaatatagatcttcaaaaaactgggcagacttgatcagcaaaaaaaggcagctttcaccaatcttctatagctatccagtgatgaatctctgactgataatcttgaagaccagcaactagggcagcaagcagcggaaacaaatgAATCAGGTAGCGGAAaagatcaacccaactgtagaacctcatataggcaggcactaaccaaacatcttcaatactcttcatttcccccttacggcaaattcaacccaataaaaaaggattcccaatagcaatggtggaaacaATGATCTtttatgttttgcaccaagtattcctacaagttctgcttctacaatgtctgtaagtgtactgtacataatctctccctcacgtgtagtagtacacgtggacataacagagataatgTAAGAGATAAGgcaaaaatataatat encodes:
- the LOC122671318 gene encoding protein NEN1-like; its protein translation is MGSSEERSEIVFFDVETTIPFRKGQAFAILEFGAILVCPRKLVELESYSTLVKPAHLSSVSTASTRCNGITRDAVASAPTFGEVADKIFDLLHGRIWAGHNIVKFDCARIREAFAEISRPAPESKGTIDSLTLLTQKFGRRAGDMKMASLATYFGLGQQTHRSLDDVRMNLEVLKYCATVLFLESSLPDIFTANSWVSPNATTRSRGKGKASPEETKQNMSTPSPDIKFREQRLLPMTGNIEAEIRKSFEFNISQSDHFNMSQLIDQMKVENLQLDGNMETRPATESSRIFSTPMASEGCSGYAGFLAPDEVSVPSIRASYVPFYRGQRIQLLHKDVLLQLYCTGLRLRFGVSSKFLDQAGRPRLSVVVDVPSSLCQVLDGCDHVSQKLTVDSGSSSEWRPIVNRKNGILNSPTVRLNIPTVTNGDIAIYGTEIYQKEASGNAQRVVFSTVDPAELDSLFLPGTLVDAYFSLDMYDYQQNAGFRLVAKKLIIHSR